From Streptomyces griseorubiginosus, one genomic window encodes:
- a CDS encoding cyclase family protein, giving the protein MTAPLDPTDAEGAIDEAAKRVSNWGRWGEDDVLGTLNFLDEAKRREGAALVRRGVSFSLSQRFDMNGPQKGWRRRTNPVHTMLDTGTDAALGNQGFPHGIGGADDVIAMPLQCSTQWDGLGHIFDHGKAWNGRDAAKTVTSEGDLVTGIEHMAPYVAGRGVLLDVGRVIGDERGELPDGFAITEDHLTATAEAHGVAVGRGDIVVVRTGRLARTRREGWGDYAGGDSPGLSFTTAGWLHASEIAAIATDTWGFEVRPNEFDGAFQPLHQVAIPNMGLLIGEMWDPDALAADCALDGVYEFWLTAAPLPITGAVGSPVNPVAVK; this is encoded by the coding sequence GTGACGGCCCCGCTCGACCCCACGGATGCCGAGGGCGCGATCGACGAAGCCGCCAAGCGGGTCTCCAACTGGGGGCGTTGGGGCGAGGACGACGTCCTCGGCACGCTGAACTTCCTCGACGAGGCCAAGCGGCGCGAGGGCGCCGCCCTGGTCCGCCGCGGCGTGAGTTTCTCGCTGTCGCAACGGTTCGACATGAACGGCCCGCAGAAGGGCTGGCGCCGCCGCACCAACCCCGTCCACACCATGCTGGACACGGGCACCGACGCGGCCCTCGGCAACCAGGGCTTCCCGCACGGCATCGGCGGCGCCGACGACGTGATCGCGATGCCCCTGCAGTGCTCCACCCAGTGGGACGGGCTCGGGCACATCTTCGACCACGGCAAGGCGTGGAACGGACGCGACGCCGCGAAGACCGTCACCTCCGAGGGTGATCTGGTCACCGGCATCGAGCACATGGCTCCGTACGTCGCCGGGCGCGGAGTCCTCCTCGACGTCGGCCGGGTGATCGGCGACGAACGCGGAGAACTGCCCGACGGTTTCGCGATCACCGAGGACCACCTGACCGCGACCGCCGAGGCGCACGGCGTGGCCGTGGGCCGCGGGGACATCGTCGTCGTACGGACCGGGCGGCTGGCGCGCACCCGCCGCGAGGGCTGGGGCGACTACGCGGGCGGAGACTCGCCCGGTCTGTCCTTCACCACCGCCGGCTGGCTGCACGCGAGCGAGATCGCCGCCATCGCCACCGACACCTGGGGCTTCGAGGTACGCCCGAACGAGTTCGACGGCGCCTTCCAGCCGCTGCACCAGGTCGCCATCCCCAACATGGGCCTGCTGATCGGCGAGATGTGGGACCCCGACGCCCTCGCGGCCGACTGCGCCCTTGACGGCGTGTACGAGTTCTGGCTCACCGCCGCGCCCCTGCCCATCACCGGAGCCGTCGGCTCCCCCGTCAATCCGGTCGCCGTCAAGTGA
- a CDS encoding FAD-dependent oxidoreductase: MEGKRVLVIGGGTSGNVMTVLLRRAGIHVDLVEVGPDWNVRGSGITLQGNALRVLREIGVWDEVRVHGFGFDALGLTTPDGTVLHVGDVLRTGGDDLPATLGMQRPVLQRILADAVRASGANVRLGTTAEILTQDDTSVTVRFSDGTEGGYDLVVAADGLNSATRTAIGIDVKPEPTGMAIWRVPAPRPAGVERSDLSHGGPCYIAGYTPTSKDTIYAYLVEAGRDRATIPPETYAQEMRRLAEGYGGAWDEIRDSITDPAQVNYTWFDRMLVEGSWHRGRVVLVGDAAHCCPPTMAQGAAMAMEDAWVLSQLLTSGSAWDEELLTRYYERRIDRVRMVVDASVQIGQWQLDGVPGDVPGLLDATLPVLRELP, encoded by the coding sequence ATGGAAGGAAAGAGAGTCCTGGTCATCGGAGGGGGCACCTCCGGCAACGTCATGACCGTGCTGCTGCGGCGGGCCGGCATCCACGTCGACCTCGTCGAGGTCGGACCGGACTGGAACGTACGCGGTTCCGGCATCACCCTTCAGGGCAACGCCCTGCGCGTGCTGCGCGAGATCGGCGTCTGGGACGAGGTCCGCGTGCACGGCTTCGGCTTCGACGCCCTGGGGCTGACCACACCCGACGGCACCGTGCTCCACGTGGGTGACGTCCTGCGCACCGGCGGAGACGACCTCCCCGCCACCCTCGGCATGCAGCGCCCGGTACTCCAACGCATCCTCGCCGACGCCGTCCGGGCATCCGGCGCGAACGTCCGGCTCGGCACCACCGCCGAGATCCTCACCCAGGACGACACGTCAGTGACCGTCCGGTTCAGTGACGGCACCGAGGGCGGCTACGACCTCGTCGTGGCCGCAGACGGCCTCAACTCCGCGACCCGCACCGCCATCGGCATCGACGTCAAACCCGAGCCGACCGGCATGGCCATCTGGCGTGTCCCGGCCCCCCGCCCGGCAGGCGTGGAGCGCAGCGACCTCTCCCACGGCGGCCCCTGCTACATCGCCGGCTACACCCCCACCAGCAAGGACACGATCTACGCCTATCTGGTGGAGGCCGGCCGCGACCGCGCCACGATTCCGCCCGAGACCTACGCGCAGGAGATGCGCCGCCTCGCCGAGGGCTACGGCGGTGCCTGGGACGAGATCCGCGACTCGATCACCGACCCGGCGCAGGTGAACTACACCTGGTTCGACCGGATGCTGGTCGAGGGTTCCTGGCACCGGGGCCGGGTCGTCCTCGTCGGCGACGCCGCGCACTGCTGCCCGCCCACCATGGCCCAGGGCGCGGCAATGGCGATGGAGGACGCCTGGGTGCTGTCCCAGCTGCTGACCAGCGGATCCGCGTGGGACGAGGAACTGCTCACGCGCTACTACGAGCGGCGGATCGACCGGGTCCGGATGGTCGTCGACGCGTCCGTGCAGATCGGGCAGTGGCAGCTCGACGGCGTGCCCGGTGACGTGCCCGGGCTGCTGGACGCCACCCTGCCGGTGCTCAGGGAGCTGCCGTGA